In one window of Streptomyces sp. FXJ1.172 DNA:
- the dnaA gene encoding chromosomal replication initiator protein DnaA, protein MADVPADLAAVWPRVLEQLLGEGRGQGVEAKDEHWIRRCQPLALVADTALLAVPNEFAKGVLEGRLAPIVSETLSRECGRPIRIAITVDDSAGEPPAPAPVQQPPKPRYEEPELPSGPYEGYGRHRAAEQPPADGPQPRADQLPVVRPAYPSEFQRREPGTWPRPAQDEYSWQQPRLGFPERDPYASPSSQDAYGSGPDSYGAPSPDYRPQGMDRPSYEQQRGERGDYDGPRGDYEPSRPDYDSPRSDYDSGRSEYGSGRSEYGSGRSDYDSSRAEYDQRDPVRRELPEQPAGGPAHRGGPGRPDLPATGAPGPLAAQPAPASGAGEPTARLNPKYLFDTFVIGASNRFAHAAAVAVAEAPAKAYNPLFIYGESGLGKTHLLHAIGHYARSLYPGTRVRYVSSEEFTNEFINSIRDGKGDSFRKRYREMDILLVDDIQFLADKESTQEEFFHTFNTLHNANKQIVLSSDRPPKQLVTLEDRLRNRFEWGLITDVQPPELETRIAILRKKAVQEQLNAPPEVLEFIASRISRNIRELEGALIRVTAFASLNRQPVDLGLTEIVLKDLIPGGEDSAPEITATAIMGATADYFGLTVEDLCGTSRGRALVTARQIAMYLCRELTDLSLPKIGAQFGGRDHTTVMHADRKIRALMAERRSIYNQVTELTNRIKNG, encoded by the coding sequence GTGGCTGACGTACCTGCCGATCTTGCCGCAGTGTGGCCGCGAGTACTGGAGCAGCTCCTCGGGGAGGGCCGCGGACAGGGTGTCGAGGCGAAGGACGAGCACTGGATCCGGCGCTGCCAGCCGCTCGCGCTGGTGGCGGACACCGCTCTGCTCGCCGTACCGAACGAATTCGCGAAGGGCGTACTGGAAGGCCGTCTCGCGCCGATCGTCAGCGAGACGCTGAGCCGCGAGTGCGGCCGGCCCATCCGCATCGCGATCACCGTGGACGACTCCGCGGGCGAGCCCCCGGCCCCCGCGCCCGTGCAGCAGCCGCCCAAGCCGCGCTACGAGGAGCCGGAGCTGCCGTCCGGACCGTACGAGGGCTACGGCCGCCACCGCGCCGCCGAGCAACCGCCGGCCGACGGGCCGCAGCCCCGCGCCGACCAGCTCCCGGTCGTCCGCCCGGCCTACCCCTCCGAGTTCCAGCGCCGCGAGCCGGGCACCTGGCCGCGGCCCGCGCAGGACGAGTACAGCTGGCAGCAGCCGCGGCTCGGCTTCCCCGAGCGCGACCCGTACGCCTCGCCGTCGTCCCAGGACGCCTACGGCTCCGGACCGGACTCCTACGGCGCGCCGTCCCCGGACTACCGCCCGCAGGGCATGGACCGGCCGTCGTACGAGCAGCAGCGCGGCGAGCGCGGCGACTACGACGGCCCCCGCGGGGACTACGAACCGTCCCGCCCGGACTACGACTCCCCGCGCTCCGACTACGACTCCGGGCGCTCCGAGTACGGCTCCGGACGTTCCGAGTACGGCTCCGGACGTTCCGACTACGACTCCTCCCGGGCCGAGTACGACCAGCGTGACCCCGTGCGCCGGGAGCTGCCCGAGCAGCCGGCCGGCGGTCCCGCGCACCGCGGTGGCCCCGGCCGCCCGGACCTGCCCGCCACCGGTGCCCCCGGCCCGCTGGCCGCGCAGCCGGCGCCGGCGAGCGGTGCCGGTGAGCCGACGGCGCGGCTGAACCCGAAGTACCTCTTCGACACGTTCGTCATCGGCGCCTCCAACCGGTTCGCGCACGCGGCCGCGGTGGCGGTCGCCGAGGCGCCGGCGAAGGCGTACAACCCCCTGTTCATCTATGGGGAGTCGGGGCTCGGCAAGACGCACCTGCTGCACGCGATCGGGCACTACGCGCGCAGCCTCTACCCGGGCACGCGCGTGCGGTACGTCAGCTCGGAGGAGTTCACCAACGAGTTCATCAACTCCATCCGTGACGGCAAGGGCGACAGCTTCCGCAAGCGCTACCGCGAGATGGACATCCTGCTCGTCGACGACATCCAGTTCCTCGCGGACAAGGAGTCGACGCAGGAGGAGTTCTTCCACACCTTCAACACGCTCCACAACGCCAACAAGCAGATCGTGCTGTCCAGCGACCGGCCGCCCAAGCAGTTGGTCACGCTGGAGGACCGGCTGCGGAACCGTTTCGAGTGGGGTCTGATCACCGATGTCCAGCCGCCGGAGCTGGAGACGCGGATCGCGATCCTGCGCAAGAAGGCGGTGCAGGAGCAGCTCAACGCCCCGCCGGAGGTACTGGAGTTCATCGCCTCGCGGATCTCGCGGAACATCCGTGAGCTGGAGGGTGCGCTGATCCGGGTGACGGCGTTCGCCTCGCTCAACCGGCAGCCGGTGGACCTGGGCCTGACGGAGATCGTCCTCAAGGACCTGATCCCCGGCGGCGAGGACTCCGCCCCGGAGATCACGGCCACGGCGATCATGGGGGCGACCGCGGACTACTTCGGGCTGACGGTGGAGGACCTGTGCGGCACCTCGCGCGGGCGCGCGCTGGTCACCGCCCGGCAGATCGCCATGTATCTGTGCCGTGAGCTGACGGATCTGTCGCTGCCGAAGATCGGTGCGCAGTTCGGCGGGCGCGACCACACCACCGTCATGCACGCCGACCGCAAGATCCGCGCGCTGATGGCCGAGCGGCGGTCGATCTACAACCAGGTCACCGAGCTGACGAACCGCATCAAGAACG
- the rpmH gene encoding 50S ribosomal protein L34, whose translation MSKRTFQPNNRRRAKTHGFRLRMRTRAGRAILASRRSKGRARLSA comes from the coding sequence GTGAGCAAGCGCACCTTCCAGCCGAACAACCGTCGTCGCGCGAAGACCCACGGCTTCCGGCTGCGTATGCGCACCCGTGCCGGCCGCGCGATTCTCGCGTCCCGCCGTAGCAAGGGTCGCGCCCGCCTGTCCGCCTGA
- the rnpA gene encoding ribonuclease P protein component gives MLPTENRLRRREDFATAVRRGRRAGRPTLVVHLRSGATDPHAPGESAPPTRAGFVVSKAVGGAVVRNKVKRRLRHLMRDRVALFPPGSLVVVRALPGAGDADHAQLARDLDAAVQRLLGGGAR, from the coding sequence GTGCTGCCCACCGAGAACCGGCTGAGGCGGCGCGAGGACTTCGCGACCGCGGTCCGACGAGGACGCCGGGCAGGACGCCCGACTCTCGTCGTCCACCTTCGTAGCGGTGCCACGGACCCGCACGCGCCTGGGGAGAGCGCTCCCCCGACGCGTGCGGGTTTCGTCGTGAGCAAGGCCGTGGGTGGCGCGGTCGTGCGCAACAAAGTGAAGCGCAGACTGCGCCATCTGATGCGTGACCGAGTCGCCCTGTTTCCCCCCGGTAGCCTGGTAGTCGTACGAGCGCTGCCCGGAGCGGGCGACGCAGACCATGCACAGCTGGCCCGAGACCTGGACGCCGCCGTTCAGCGGCTGCTGGGAGGGGGCGCGCGATGA
- the yidD gene encoding membrane protein insertion efficiency factor YidD, whose protein sequence is MKYPLLALIKLYQWTISPLLGPVCKYYPSCSHYGYTAIDRHGAIKGTALTAWRILRCNPWSLGGVDHVPPRKRPRWHEMLRNAWRARKGGPSAAEPATEVESSSGLPSSPAAETSSHAQGA, encoded by the coding sequence ATGAAGTACCCGCTGCTGGCTCTGATCAAGCTGTACCAGTGGACGATCAGTCCACTGCTGGGGCCGGTGTGCAAGTACTACCCGTCGTGCTCCCATTACGGCTACACGGCCATCGACCGGCACGGTGCGATCAAGGGAACGGCACTGACCGCCTGGCGCATCCTCCGGTGCAATCCGTGGTCGCTCGGCGGTGTGGACCATGTTCCGCCGCGCAAGCGTCCGCGGTGGCACGAAATGCTGCGCAACGCTTGGCGCGCACGCAAGGGCGGGCCCTCCGCCGCCGAACCGGCCACCGAAGTGGAGTCCTCTTCCGGGCTTCCTTCGAGCCCGGCCGCAGAGACCTCGTCCCATGCCCAAGGAGCATGA
- the yidC gene encoding membrane protein insertase YidC: MDTIASLFSFITTPVSWVIVQFHKVYGAIFGADTGWAWGLSIVSLVILIRICLIPLFVKQIKATRAMQTLQPEMKKIQERYKNDKQRQSEEMMKLYKESGTNPLSSCLPILAQSPFFFALYHVLNGIASGHTIGVINESLLASARKAHIFGAPLAAKFKDGSATVHALGATVTDVRVVTAVMIILMSASQFYTQRQLMTKNVDTTVKTPFMQQQKMLMYVFPVMFAVFGINFPVGVLVYWLTTNVWTMGQQMYVIRNNPTPGSKAQAAYLERLTKHVTHHGKIRRRSEKTIVKSIVAKGRDRNEFERKFINALNKAGLAAQTDGTVVKSAAQAAAQTEDGTTTTAGTATGAAARRQQPKRQSKAQRQSGGSKQADDSTSPEKSDEPQDDKPSAAQQPSKPGSGTRSKAQSGQRKGGPQRPKSPSKK, encoded by the coding sequence GTGGACACGATTGCCAGTCTGTTCAGCTTCATCACGACACCTGTTTCATGGGTCATCGTCCAGTTCCACAAGGTGTACGGCGCGATCTTCGGTGCTGACACCGGGTGGGCCTGGGGCCTGTCCATCGTGTCCCTGGTGATCCTGATCCGCATCTGCCTGATCCCGCTCTTCGTGAAGCAGATCAAGGCGACCCGGGCCATGCAGACGCTCCAGCCCGAGATGAAGAAGATCCAGGAGCGCTACAAGAACGACAAGCAGCGTCAGTCCGAAGAGATGATGAAGCTGTACAAGGAGTCGGGTACCAACCCGCTCTCCTCGTGCCTTCCCATCCTGGCGCAGTCCCCGTTCTTCTTCGCCCTGTACCACGTGCTCAACGGCATCGCGTCGGGCCACACCATCGGCGTCATCAACGAGTCGCTGCTGGCCAGCGCCCGTAAGGCGCACATCTTCGGTGCCCCGCTCGCCGCGAAGTTCAAGGACGGCTCCGCCACCGTCCACGCCCTGGGTGCCACGGTCACCGATGTGCGGGTCGTCACCGCGGTCATGATCATCCTGATGTCTGCGTCGCAGTTCTACACGCAGCGCCAGCTGATGACGAAGAACGTCGACACCACGGTGAAGACGCCGTTCATGCAGCAGCAGAAGATGCTGATGTACGTCTTCCCGGTGATGTTCGCCGTCTTCGGTATCAATTTCCCGGTCGGTGTCCTCGTCTACTGGCTGACCACCAACGTGTGGACCATGGGCCAGCAGATGTATGTCATCCGCAACAACCCGACCCCGGGTTCCAAGGCCCAGGCCGCTTACCTGGAGCGTCTGACCAAGCACGTCACGCACCACGGCAAGATCCGTCGCCGCAGCGAGAAGACCATCGTCAAGTCGATCGTCGCCAAGGGCCGCGACCGCAACGAGTTCGAGCGCAAGTTCATCAACGCCCTGAACAAGGCCGGTCTCGCCGCGCAGACCGACGGCACCGTGGTGAAGAGCGCGGCCCAGGCCGCGGCGCAGACCGAGGACGGCACGACCACCACGGCCGGAACTGCGACCGGCGCCGCCGCGCGGCGCCAGCAGCCCAAGCGCCAGTCCAAGGCCCAGCGTCAGTCCGGCGGGTCCAAGCAGGCCGATGACTCCACCTCGCCGGAGAAGTCCGACGAGCCGCAGGACGACAAGCCCTCCGCTGCTCAGCAGCCCTCGAAGCCCGGTTCCGGCACCCGCAGCAAGGCCCAGTCCGGCCAGCGCAAGGGTGGCCCGCAGCGGCCCAAGTCCCCGTCCAAGAAGTAA
- a CDS encoding Jag family protein, with the protein MTEGTTSAAAEGADTLTRLEQEGEIAADYLEGLLDIADLDGDIDMDVEADRASVSIISDAGARDLQKLVGRDGEVLEALQELTRLAVHRETGDRSRLMLDIAGYRAKKRAELSELGAKAAAEVKSSGEPVKLKPMTPFERKVVHDAVKAAGLRSESEGEEPQRFVVVLPA; encoded by the coding sequence GTGACGGAAGGCACCACCTCCGCCGCTGCCGAGGGTGCAGACACCCTGACCCGCCTGGAGCAGGAGGGTGAGATCGCGGCGGACTACCTGGAGGGTCTGCTCGACATCGCCGACCTCGACGGCGACATCGACATGGACGTCGAGGCCGATCGCGCCTCCGTGTCGATCATCAGCGACGCCGGCGCCCGCGACCTGCAGAAGCTGGTCGGCCGGGACGGCGAGGTGCTGGAGGCGCTGCAGGAGCTGACGCGCCTGGCCGTGCACCGGGAGACCGGCGACCGCAGCCGACTCATGCTGGACATCGCGGGCTATCGGGCCAAGAAGCGGGCCGAGCTGTCCGAGCTGGGCGCCAAGGCCGCAGCCGAGGTGAAGAGCAGTGGCGAGCCCGTCAAGCTCAAGCCGATGACCCCGTTCGAGCGCAAGGTCGTGCACGACGCGGTCAAGGCCGCGGGACTGCGCAGCGAGTCCGAGGGCGAGGAGCCGCAGCGGTTCGTCGTCGTGCTGCCCGCCTGA
- the rsmG gene encoding 16S rRNA (guanine(527)-N(7))-methyltransferase RsmG, whose product MTEAAELPPAPEQAREVFGDRFADAVRYAELLAEAGVQRGLIGPREVPRLWERHILNCAVLSEAVPEGVTVCDVGSGAGLPGIPLALVRDDLNITLLEPLLRRTNFLTEVVELLGLNHVTVVRGRAEEVLGKLPPVHVVTARAVAPLDRLAAWGIPLLRPYGEMLALKGDTAEEELKAAATALGKLGAVATSILHVGEGVVDPLSTVVRVEVGESPGGVRFAAKRAKAARSDRARRRR is encoded by the coding sequence GTGACGGAGGCAGCGGAGCTTCCCCCCGCGCCCGAGCAGGCGCGGGAAGTGTTTGGTGATCGCTTCGCCGATGCGGTCCGCTACGCGGAGCTGCTCGCCGAGGCGGGTGTGCAGCGTGGCCTGATCGGCCCGCGGGAAGTGCCCCGCCTGTGGGAGCGGCACATCCTCAACTGCGCGGTGCTCTCGGAGGCCGTGCCGGAGGGCGTGACGGTCTGCGACGTCGGCTCTGGTGCCGGGCTTCCGGGCATCCCCCTGGCCCTGGTCCGGGACGATCTGAACATCACCTTGTTGGAGCCGCTGCTGCGGCGCACCAACTTCCTCACCGAGGTCGTCGAGCTGCTCGGCCTGAACCATGTCACCGTCGTGCGGGGCCGCGCCGAAGAGGTCCTGGGCAAGCTCCCGCCGGTCCATGTGGTGACCGCCCGTGCCGTGGCTCCGCTGGACCGTCTGGCCGCCTGGGGCATTCCGCTGCTGCGACCCTACGGTGAGATGCTCGCGCTCAAGGGGGACACCGCTGAGGAGGAGCTGAAGGCCGCGGCCACAGCGCTCGGCAAGCTCGGTGCGGTGGCGACGTCGATCCTGCATGTGGGTGAGGGCGTGGTGGACCCGCTGTCCACCGTTGTGCGCGTCGAAGTCGGTGAGAGCCCCGGCGGTGTGAGGTTCGCGGCGAAGCGGGCGAAGGCGGCTCGGTCGGATCGGGCCCGTCGGCGCCGCTGA
- a CDS encoding ParA family protein yields MGGSVHCEPEVEESESLRSDANIAGPMTDPVPGPRTESMGADVSRETPPPMDDTPIGRAAQLAVEALGRAGEGLPRPEQTRVIVVANQKGGVGKTTTTVNLAASLALHGGRVLVIDLDPQGNASTALGIDHHAEVPSIYDVLVESKPLAEVVQPVPDVEGLFCAPATIDLAGAEIELVSLVARESRLQRAIQAYEQPLDYILIDCPPSLGLLTVNALVAGQEVLIPIQCEYYALEGLGQLLRNVDLVRGHLNPTLHVSTILLTMYDGRTRLASQVAEEVRTHFGDEVLRTSIPRSVRISEAPSYGQTVLTYDPGSSGALSYLEAAREIALKGIGISYDASQAHIGVQNDPSMVEGIQ; encoded by the coding sequence ATGGGAGGCTCTGTTCATTGCGAGCCTGAAGTCGAGGAGAGTGAATCCTTGCGGTCCGACGCCAACATCGCGGGACCGATGACCGATCCGGTCCCCGGTCCCCGTACCGAGTCGATGGGGGCGGATGTTTCACGTGAAACACCGCCTCCGATGGACGACACTCCGATCGGTCGTGCGGCCCAACTGGCGGTAGAGGCTCTGGGCCGCGCCGGCGAAGGTCTGCCGCGACCGGAGCAGACCCGAGTCATCGTGGTCGCCAACCAGAAGGGCGGCGTCGGCAAGACGACGACGACCGTCAATCTTGCTGCCTCGCTGGCACTGCATGGTGGCCGTGTCCTGGTCATCGATCTCGACCCCCAGGGCAATGCGTCTACCGCCCTCGGGATCGACCATCACGCCGAAGTTCCTTCCATCTACGACGTGTTGGTGGAGAGCAAGCCGCTCGCCGAGGTCGTCCAGCCGGTACCGGACGTCGAGGGCCTCTTCTGTGCTCCCGCCACCATCGATCTCGCCGGTGCGGAGATCGAATTGGTGTCCCTTGTGGCCCGGGAGAGCCGGCTTCAGCGGGCGATCCAGGCATACGAGCAGCCGCTGGACTACATCCTCATCGACTGCCCGCCCTCACTCGGTCTGTTGACGGTCAACGCGCTGGTGGCGGGCCAGGAGGTCCTGATCCCGATCCAGTGCGAGTACTACGCACTCGAGGGCCTGGGCCAGCTACTGCGCAACGTCGACCTGGTACGGGGGCACCTCAACCCCACCCTGCATGTGTCGACCATCCTGCTCACCATGTACGACGGCCGGACGCGTCTCGCCTCCCAGGTCGCGGAAGAGGTGCGCACCCACTTCGGCGACGAGGTGCTGCGGACGAGCATTCCCCGCTCGGTCCGTATCTCCGAGGCGCCGAGTTACGGACAGACGGTGCTGACCTACGATCCAGGATCGAGCGGCGCCCTCTCGTATCTTGAGGCGGCCCGAGAAATCGCGCTGAAGGGCATCGGCATCAGTTACGACGCGAGCCAGGCCCATATCGGCGTCCAGAACGACCCAAGCATGGTGGAGGGGATCCAGTGA
- a CDS encoding ParB/RepB/Spo0J family partition protein: protein MSERRRGLGRGLGALIPAAPTEKTPAPAALGGGSTSPAAVPVLTTDRGVAAAKVATLPPVAQETEEPPAAPAVETPAPPMGAHFAEIPLDAISPNPRQPRDVFDEDALQELVTSIKEVGLLQPVVVRQLGPARYELIMGERRWRACREAGLEAIPAIVRATEDEKLLLDALLENLHRAQLNPLEEAAAYDQLLKDFNCTHDQLADRIGRSRPQVSNTLRLLKLSPTVQKRVAAGVLSAGHARALLSVTDPEEQDRLAHRIVAEGLSVRAVEEIVTLMGSRPQKPQRPKGPRAGSRLSPALNELATRLSDRFETRVKVDLGQKKGKITVEFASVDDLQRILGTLAPGEGPVLPHELQEDAAEDQDD, encoded by the coding sequence GTGAGTGAGCGACGGAGGGGGTTGGGTCGTGGTCTCGGCGCACTGATCCCCGCTGCCCCGACCGAGAAGACCCCGGCCCCGGCCGCGCTGGGAGGCGGCTCCACCTCTCCCGCGGCCGTTCCGGTACTGACGACCGACCGCGGGGTGGCAGCGGCGAAGGTAGCCACGCTGCCGCCCGTGGCACAGGAAACCGAGGAACCCCCGGCCGCCCCGGCCGTGGAGACGCCGGCTCCTCCGATGGGCGCGCATTTCGCCGAGATCCCTCTCGACGCGATCTCGCCGAACCCGCGCCAGCCGCGTGATGTCTTCGACGAGGACGCGCTCCAGGAACTGGTGACCTCCATCAAGGAGGTCGGTCTCCTGCAGCCCGTCGTCGTGCGGCAGTTGGGACCGGCCCGCTATGAGCTGATCATGGGCGAGCGCCGCTGGCGAGCCTGCCGTGAGGCCGGCCTCGAGGCCATCCCGGCGATCGTCCGGGCCACGGAGGACGAGAAGCTCCTCCTGGACGCTCTGTTGGAGAACCTGCACCGTGCGCAGCTGAACCCGCTGGAAGAGGCAGCCGCTTACGACCAGTTGCTGAAGGACTTCAACTGCACGCACGACCAGCTGGCCGACCGGATCGGGCGTTCCCGTCCTCAGGTCTCCAACACGCTGCGTCTGCTGAAGCTCTCGCCGACGGTCCAGAAGCGGGTCGCAGCCGGGGTCCTTTCTGCCGGTCACGCCCGCGCGCTGCTGTCGGTGACGGACCCCGAGGAGCAGGACCGGCTGGCTCACCGCATCGTGGCCGAGGGACTGTCGGTGCGCGCCGTCGAGGAGATCGTGACCCTCATGGGTTCGCGGCCCCAGAAGCCTCAGCGGCCCAAGGGCCCGCGCGCCGGCTCCCGGCTCTCCCCGGCGCTGAACGAGCTGGCGACCCGCCTGTCGGACCGGTTCGAGACCCGGGTGAAGGTCGACCTCGGGCAGAAGAAGGGCAAGATCACCGTCGAGTTCGCCTCCGTGGACGACCTTCAGCGGATCCTCGGCACCCTCGCACCGGGCGAAGGGCCGGTGCTCCCGCATGAGCTGCAGGAGGACGCGGCCGAGGACCAGGACGACTGA
- a CDS encoding GNAT family N-acetyltransferase — translation MGRRLVPLTLDNLQDLPPRCRSCVFWELDPVSGEAAVKAGTSALEKESWISAVLLDWGSCGRVVYVDDVPVGFVLYAPPAYVPRSTAFPTSPVSPDAVQLMTAFVMPGYQGQGLGRVLVQTVAKDLLRRGFKAIEAFGDARWKEPACLLPADHLLAVGFKTVRQHPTHPRLRLELRSTISWKEDVEMALDRLLGAVQKEPALRPL, via the coding sequence ATGGGGCGTCGGCTCGTGCCGCTCACGTTGGACAACCTTCAGGACCTTCCCCCACGCTGCCGCTCGTGTGTCTTCTGGGAACTCGACCCTGTCAGCGGAGAAGCGGCGGTAAAGGCGGGTACGTCCGCGCTGGAGAAGGAGTCCTGGATCTCCGCCGTCCTGCTGGACTGGGGGTCGTGCGGCCGGGTGGTGTATGTCGATGACGTGCCGGTGGGGTTTGTGCTCTACGCCCCTCCCGCTTATGTTCCGCGCTCGACGGCCTTTCCTACAAGCCCGGTCTCGCCGGACGCCGTGCAGTTGATGACGGCCTTCGTCATGCCCGGCTATCAGGGACAGGGGCTGGGCAGGGTGCTGGTGCAGACGGTCGCCAAGGATCTGCTGCGCCGGGGGTTCAAGGCCATAGAGGCCTTCGGCGACGCCCGCTGGAAGGAACCCGCCTGTCTGTTGCCGGCGGATCATCTTCTGGCCGTGGGCTTCAAGACGGTCCGGCAGCATCCGACACATCCCCGGCTGCGGCTGGAGCTGCGCTCAACGATCTCCTGGAAGGAAGACGTGGAGATGGCGCTCGACCGGCTGCTGGGAGCGGTCCAGAAGGAGCCGGCGCTACGGCCGCTGTAG
- the trxA gene encoding thioredoxin, protein MADLKHVTDASFEEEVLKSDKPVLVDFWAAWCGPCRQIAPSLEAIAKEHGDKIEIVKLNIDENPATAAKYGVMSIPTLNVYQSGEVAKTIVGAKPKAAILRDLEDFIAE, encoded by the coding sequence GTGGCCGACCTGAAGCACGTGACCGACGCTTCCTTCGAAGAGGAAGTCCTCAAGAGCGACAAGCCCGTCCTGGTGGACTTCTGGGCCGCTTGGTGCGGTCCGTGCCGCCAGATCGCCCCGTCCCTGGAGGCGATCGCCAAGGAGCACGGCGACAAGATCGAGATCGTCAAGCTCAACATCGACGAGAACCCCGCTACCGCCGCCAAGTACGGCGTCATGTCCATCCCGACCCTGAACGTCTACCAGAGTGGCGAGGTGGCCAAGACGATCGTCGGCGCCAAGCCCAAGGCCGCGATCCTGCGCGACCTCGAGGACTTCATCGCTGAGTGA
- the trxB gene encoding thioredoxin-disulfide reductase, producing MSDVRNVIIIGSGPAGYTAALYTARASLKPLVFEGAVTAGGALMNTTEVENFPGFRDGIMGPELMDNMRAQAERFGAELIPDDVVSVDLTGEIKTVTDTAGTVHKAKAVIVTTGSQHRKLGLPNEDALSGRGVSWCATCDGFFFKEHDIAVIGGGDTAMEEATFLSRFAKSVTIVHRRDSLRASKAMQERAFNDPKIKFIWDSEVAEVQGEQKLSGLKLRNVKTGELSELPVTGLFIAIGHDPRTELFKGQLDLDEEGYLKVASPSTRTNLTGVFAAGDVVDHTYRQAITAAGTGCSAALDAERFLSALADEDDAESEPATV from the coding sequence GTGAGCGACGTCCGTAACGTGATCATCATCGGCTCCGGGCCGGCAGGCTACACGGCGGCGCTCTACACCGCGCGCGCGTCGCTGAAGCCCCTGGTGTTCGAGGGTGCCGTCACCGCCGGTGGCGCGCTGATGAACACCACCGAGGTCGAGAACTTCCCGGGCTTCCGCGACGGCATCATGGGCCCCGAGCTGATGGACAACATGCGGGCGCAGGCCGAGCGCTTCGGCGCCGAGCTGATCCCCGACGACGTCGTCTCCGTCGATCTGACCGGTGAGATCAAGACCGTCACGGACACCGCGGGCACGGTCCACAAGGCGAAGGCCGTCATCGTCACCACCGGCTCCCAGCACCGCAAGCTCGGCCTGCCGAACGAGGACGCCCTCTCCGGCCGTGGTGTCTCCTGGTGTGCCACCTGTGACGGGTTCTTCTTCAAGGAGCACGACATCGCCGTGATCGGTGGCGGCGACACCGCGATGGAGGAGGCCACCTTCCTCTCGCGCTTCGCCAAGTCCGTGACGATCGTCCACCGCAGGGACAGCCTGCGCGCCTCCAAGGCGATGCAGGAGCGCGCCTTCAACGACCCGAAGATCAAGTTCATCTGGGACAGTGAGGTCGCCGAGGTCCAGGGCGAGCAGAAGCTTTCCGGTCTGAAGCTGCGCAACGTCAAGACCGGCGAGCTGTCCGAGCTGCCCGTGACCGGTCTGTTCATCGCGATCGGCCACGACCCGCGCACCGAGCTGTTCAAGGGCCAGCTGGACCTGGACGAGGAGGGTTACCTGAAGGTGGCCTCGCCGTCCACCCGCACCAACCTGACCGGTGTCTTCGCCGCCGGTGACGTGGTCGACCACACCTACCGCCAGGCGATCACGGCAGCGGGCACCGGCTGTTCCGCCGCTCTGGACGCCGAGCGTTTCCTGTCCGCCCTCGCGGACGAGGACGACGCGGAGTCCGAGCCCGCCACCGTCTGA